A stretch of Mesoplodon densirostris isolate mMesDen1 chromosome 9, mMesDen1 primary haplotype, whole genome shotgun sequence DNA encodes these proteins:
- the LOC132496206 gene encoding thymosin beta-10-like: MAGKQDMGEITSFNKAKLKKTEAQEKNTLLTKETTEQEKQAE; this comes from the coding sequence ATGGCAGGTAAGCAGGACATGGGGGAAATCACCAGCTTCAATAAGGCCAAGCTGAAGAAGACAGAGGCACAGGAGAAGAACACTCTGCTGACCAAAGAGACCACTGAGCAGGAGAAGCAAGCGGAGTGA